A window of the Sabethes cyaneus chromosome 1, idSabCyanKW18_F2, whole genome shotgun sequence genome harbors these coding sequences:
- the LOC128740306 gene encoding serine/threonine-protein kinase D1 gives MAGPEITFIFQFGNLRDIVTVSSQALTLKKLKDLACDFINTKIPENGLNRLSDRLLLFRHDYSSSNVLQMINSASEIVDETLVEVVLTANPISAHGSDDIPLVRPHALAVHSYKAPTFCDFCGEMLFGLVRQGLKCEGCGQNYHKRCVIKVPNNCSRVEHTGALLNAGGNRRTSSTMLQPPRSPSAGSSSSLMSDDQTTSGSGSLLLNVSSGGGTTSIRQNRSPSLGSRGGTIGSIKIPHSFSIHTYTRPTVCQYCKKLLRGLFKQGVQCRDCHYNAHKKCVELVPKDCTGENTQPVDPHEDRGSGGERDVLYKDDAGDESDLDDNVCGGVINNNNSISQNRNANLINTGPPVKINGLISPLHDDGECGGNRLEVICEQSRQSSDSSSSPSANIPLMRIVQSVKHTKRRDGRAVKEGWLVHFTNKDKSVKRHYWRLDSKAITLFVSDQGSKYYREIPLNEILTVDSARNMQGEVLHCFEIRTANLDYFVGQDPLYNLKDGDPMLSLPPPDSGVGAYLAKSWETAIKQALMPVTSTRSESTAGSEPEEKVTDMSQLYQIFPDEVLGSGQFGIVYGGIHRKTHRTVAIKVIDKLRFPTKQEAQLKNEVAILQNLSHAGVVNLERMFETPERIFVVMEKLKGDMLEMILSHQNGRLNERVTKFLITQILVALKYLHSRNIVHCDLKPENVLLSSDNEFPQVKLCDFGFARIIGEKSFRRSVVGTPAYLAPEVLRNKGYNRSLDMWSVGVIIYVSLSGTFPFNEDEDINDQIQNAAFMYPPNPWKEISSDAIDLINNLLQVKQRKRFTVDKSLLHCWLQDLQTWNDLRGLEVQVGLRYLTHESDDARWGASPGIP, from the exons ATGGCTGGACCAGAAATCACTTTTATCTTCCAATTCGGTAACCTGCGGGACATCGTGACGGTGTCCAGTCAGGCACTGACGCTGAAAAAGCTCAAGGATCTAGCCTGTGATTTTATCAACACTAAG ATACCAGAAAACGGCCTGAATCGTCTTTCAGATCGTTTACTACTTTTCCGCCATGACTACAGTTCATCCAACGTTCTCCAGATGATTAATTCAGCATCAGAAATTGTCGACGAAACTCTCGTAGAAGTCGTGCTCACCGCAAATC CCATCAGTGCTCACGGATCGGATGACATTCCGCTGGTACGACCGCATGCCCTAGCGGTCCATTCCTACAAGGCACCAACATTCTGCGATTTTTGCGGCGAGATGCTTTTTGGATTAGTTCGTCAGGGTCTCAAGTGCGAAGGCTGTGGTCAAAACTATCACAAGCGGTGTGTCATCAAAGTGCCAAACAACTGCAGCCGGGTGGAGCATACCGGTGCATTGCTGAATGCCGGAGGCAATCGACGCACCTCGTCCACCATGTTGCAGCCACCCCGAAGTCCCTCGGCTGGTTCGAGTAGCTCACTTATGTCCGACGATCAGACGACCAGCGGATCCGGCTCACTGCTG CTCAACGTATCTAGCGGTGGTGGCACGACCAGCATCCGCCAGAACCGATCTCCATCGCTTGGAAGTCGCGGTGGAACGATTGGCAGCATCAAAATACCTCATAGTTTTTCCATTCATACCTATACCCGTCCGACGGTTTGTCAGTATTGCAAAAAACTGCTGCGTGGACTGTTCAAGCAGGGCGTCCAGTGCCGTGATTGCCACTACAATGCACACAAAAAATGCGTTGAACTAGTACCGAAAGATTGTACCGGTGAAAACACACAACCGGTGGATCCACACGAAGACCGGGGCTCAGGTGGCGAACGTGACGTGCTGTACAAGGATGATGCCGGCGACGAAAGTGATCTAGACGATAATGTCTGCGGTGGTGTAattaataacaacaacagcatcAGTCAAAATCGAAACGCAAACCTAATCAACACAGGCCCACCGGTTAAGATCAATGGTTTGATTTCTCCCCTGCACGATGACGGTGAATGTGGCGGTAATCGACTAGAAGTGATTTGCGAACAATCACGACAATCGAGCGATTCCTCGTCTTCCCCTAGTGCCAATATTCCGCTTATGCGAATCGTGCAGTCCGTGAAGCACACTAAAAGGCGCGATGGCCGTGCTGTGAAGGAGGGCTGGCTGGTACACTTCACAAACAAGGACAAATCAGTGAAGCGTCATTACTGGCGGCTGGATTCGAAAGCGATTACCTTGTTCGTGTCAGACCAGGGAAGCAAGTACTATCGGGAAATACCGCTCAACGAGATATTGACAGTGGATTCGGCCAGAAACATGCAGGGTGAAGTGCTGCATTGCTTTGAAATTCGCACTGCCAACTTGGATTACTTTGTTGGGCAAGATCCATTGTACAATTTGAAGGATG GCGATCCGATGCTATCTCTACCACCGCCGGATAGCGGAGTTGGAGCTTATCTAGCGAAAAGTTGGGAAACAGCTATTAAACAAGCGTTGATGCCGGTAACCAGTACCCGATCGGAATCAACTGCCGGCAGTGAACCGGAGGAGAAGGTAACCGACATGAGTCAGCTCTATCAGATTTTCCCGGACGAGGTGCTGGGTTCCGGTCAATTCGGAATTGTCTACGGTGGAATACATCGTAAAACGCATCGAACGGTGGCCATTAAAGTTATCGACAAGCTTCGGTTTCCGACCAAGCAGGAAGCGCAGCTAAAGAACGAAGTTGCTATCCTTCAGAACCTCTCGCATGCAGGTGTTGTAAACTTAGAACGGATGTTCGAAACGCCAGAGCGAATATTCGTTGTAATGGAAAAATTGAAGGGTGACATGCTGGAAATGATTCTATCGCATCAGAATGGTCGGTTGAATGAAAGAGTTACAAAGTTTCTCATCACACAA ATCCTTGTCGCGCTAAAATATCTACACAGCCGAAACATTGTACACTGTGACTTAAAGCCAGAGAATGTTCTATTGTCTTCGGATAACGAATTTCCTCAGGTGAAGCTGTGTGATTTTGGTTTTGCTCGTATAATCGGCGAGAAATCATTCAGACGTTCGGTCGTCGGCACACCTGCCTATCTTG CTCCGGAAGTGCTACGAAATAAAGGTTACAATCGATCGCTGGACATGTGGAGTGTTGGAGTAATTATATATGTCAGTCTAAGTGGTACATTTCCTTTCAACGAAGACGAAGATATCAATGATCAGATACAAAATGCTGCCTTCATGTATCCGCCAAACCCGTGGAAGGAGATTTCCTCCGATG CCATCGATTTGATCAACAATCTGCTGCAAGTAAAGCAAAGGAAGCGTTTTACAGTGGACAAAAGCCTACTGCATTGCTGGTTGCAAGATCTGCAAACGTGGAATGATTTACGCGGACTAGAGGTGCAGGTAGGTCTTCGGTATCTTACACATGAATCTGATGATGCACGTTGGGGTgcatcacctggcatcccttgA
- the LOC128735380 gene encoding 26S proteasome non-ATPase regulatory subunit 1, with the protein MMLKITSAAGVICLLDEPIQELKVFALKKLDSIVDEFWPEISEAVEKIEILHEDKAFAQHDLAALVASKVYYHLGSFEDSLTYALGAGELFDVNARNEYVDTIIAKCIDHYTQLRVQLAENPSKAKPIDSRLEAIVNRMIQRCLEDGQYRQALGIALETRRMDVVESSIMKADDIPGMLAYAFQVTMSLIQNRAFRNTVLRCLVGLYRNLGVPDYVNMCQCLIFLEDPLAVAELLDNLTKGGEHLVLMAYQIAFDLYESATQQFLGQVLQALKATAPIPSALISNLKPQGTATASAGGSSVSTVTEVKQEPKESDGDGDVKVERTVDSLNEAEKTHQANIEKLAGILSGEVSIDLQLQFLIRSNHADLQILRATKEAVRVSICHTATVIANAFMHSGTTSDQFLRDNLEWLARATNWAKLTATASLGVIHRGHETESLALMQSYLPKESGPSSGYSEGGGLYALGLIHANHGANIIDYLLQQLKDAQNENVRHGGCLGLGLAAMGTHRQDVYEQLKFNLYQDDAVTGEAAGIAMGMVMLGSKHAPAIEDMVAYAQETQHEKILRGLAVGISLTMYARLEESDSLVTSLSNDKDPVLRRSGMYTIAMAYCGTGNNQAIRKLLHVAVSDVNDDVRRAAVTAIGFILFRTPEQCPSVVSLLAESYNPHVRYGAAMALGIACAGTGLREAIALLEPMAKFDPVNFVRQGALIASAMILIQQTDQTCPKVTFFRQLYNQVITNKHEDVMAKYGAILAQGIIDAGGRNVTVSLQSRTGHTNLQAVVGMLVFTQYWYWFPLAHCLSLAFTPTSLIALNSDLKMPKIDFKSAARPSLYSYPAPLEEKKREERDKVATAVLSLAARAKRRTGDKKKDSKDGSSDSKMEVDEEVSTVKDELSATVKAKEEAKTTPVKEDKKEKVSKDKSKDGSVPSPAAPATGEDSSSGTTSASATKTPKEPEPSFEILHNPARVMRQQLKVISIAEGSPYNPLKDVTIGGIIMMQHNATSEQVLVERVTAYGPKNDDLKEPEAPEPFEYIED; encoded by the exons atgatgTTAAAGATTACTTCCGCTGCCGGCGTCATCTGTCTGCTGGATGAACCGATCCAGGAGCTAAAGGTGTTTGCGCTGAAGAAATTAGACTCTATTGTTGACGAGTTTTGGCCGGAGATTTCGGAAGCTGTAGAGAAGATAGAAATTCTTCACGAAGACAAAGCATTTGCGCAACATGATTTGGCAGCTCTTGTCGCATCTAAAGTTTACTATCATTTGGGATCTTTCGAAGATTCTTTGACCTACGCCCTAGGCGCTGGGGAACTATTTGATGTGAATGCTCGTAATGAATACGTTGACACAATAATCGCGAAGTGCATCGATCATTACACTCAGTTAAGAGTTCAACTTGCTGAAAATCCCAGCAAGGCTAAACCAATTGATTCCCGTTTGGAGGCTATTGTAAATCGGATGATTCAACGTTGCCTGGAAGACGGACAGTATCGACAGGCGCTAGGAATTGCACTGGAAACTCGACGAATGGATGTTGTAGAGTCGTCTATAATGAAAGCAGACGATATTCCTGGAATGCTGGCCTACGCTTTCCAG gtCACTATGAGTCTAATCCAGAATCGTGCTTTTCGCAATACAGTACTACGCTGTCTGGTTGGCTTGTATCGTAATCTAGGTGTTCCCGATTACGTCAACATGTGCCAATGCCTCATTTTCCTAGAAGATCCATTGGCAGTGGCAGAGTTGTTGGACAATTTAACAAAGGGTGGTGAACATTTAGTACTTATGGCCTATCAAATTGCTTTCGACTTGTATGAGTCGGCGACTCAACAATTTTTAGGACAAGTACTACAGGCTTTGAAAGCCACTGCGCCGATTCCTTCTGCTCTCATTTCAAATCTGAAGCCGCAAGGAACTGCAACTGCATCTGCCGGAGGAAGCTCGGTATCAACCGTAACGGAAGTTAAGCAAGAACCGAAGGAGAGTGACGGAGATGGGGATGTTAAAGTAGAGCGCACAGTTGATAGTTTAAACGAGGCAGAGAAGACCCACCAAGCTAACATAGAAAAACTAGCTGGCATTCTTTCCGGGGAGGTTTCCATTGATTTGCAGTTGCAATTTTTAATACGCAGCAATCATGCTGATTTGCAGATTTTACGAGCTACAAAAGAAGCTGTACGAGTGTCGATTTGTCACACTGCAACTGTGATTGCAAATGCTTTCATGCACAGCGGGACTACTAGCGATCAGTTTTTGCGTGATAACTTGGAATGGCTGGCGAGGGCAACGAATTGGGCCAAATTGACGGCAACTGCATCCTTGGGAGTAATCCATCGTGGTCATGAAACTGAATCGTTGGCTCTCATGCAAAGTTATCTACCCAAAGAAAGTGGACCGAGCTCTGGTTATTCCGAGGGTGGTGGCTTGTATGCTTTGGGTCTGATTCATGCTAATCACGGGGCGAATATAATCGATTATCTCCTACAGCAGTTGAAGGATGCTCAAAATGAGAACGTGCGCCATGGCGGCTGCCTTGGTTTGGGATTGGCTGCTATGGGAACACATCGACAGGATGTGTATGAACAGTTGAAGTTTAATTTGTACCAGGACGATGCAGTCACCGGAGAAGCTGCCGGAATTGCCATGGGAATGGTTATGCTTGGTTCTAAGCACGCTCCAGCGATTGAGGATATGGTTGCTTATGCTCAGGAAACTCAGCATGAAAAAATTTTACGCGGATTGGCTGTAGGTATTTCTTTGACCATGTACGCACGGCTGGAGGAGTCTGACTCATTGGTCACAAGCTTATCCAACGACAAAGATCCTGTCTTACGTCGCAGCGGTATGTATACTATCGCAATGGCCTACTGCGGAACCGGAAATAATCAAGCTATTAGAAAGTTGCTGCATGTTGCTGTTAGTGACGTTAACGACGATGTACGCCGTGCCGCTGTCACTGCAATTGGATTTATTCTATTCCGTACACCGGAACAGTGTCCCTCGGTCGTTTCACTATTAGCCGAATCTTACAATCCGCACGTTAGGTACGGAGCAGCAATGGCCCTCGGCATAGCCTGTGCTGGAACAGGTCTACGTGAAGCAATCGCTCTGTTGGAACCGATGGCCAAATTTGATCCGGTTAATTTCGTTCGCCAGGGTGCGCTCATCGCTTCCGCTATGATTTTGATTCAACAAACCGATCAAACTTGCCCAAAGGTTACTTTCTTCCGGCAGTTATACAATCAGGTCATAACTAACAAGCACGAAGATGTAATGGCTAAATATGGTGCCATTTTGGCACAGGGAATTATCGATGCGGGTGGACGCAATGTGACCGTTAGTTTGCAATCCCGCACCGGGCAtacaaacttgcaagctgtaGTAGGCATGCTGGTGTTCACTCAATACTGGTACTGGTTCCCACTTGCCCATTGTCTTTCACTGGCCTTTACTCCAACTAGTTTGATTGCATTAAATTCGGATTTGAAAATGCCGAAAATCGATTTCAAATCTGCTGCTCGTCCGTCTTTGTACAGCTATCCTGCTCCTTTAGAAGAGAAGAAACGCGAGGAACGCGATAAAGTTGCAACCGCCGTTCTTTCATTAGCTGCTCGAGCCAAACGTCGCACTGGCGACAAGAAGAAGGATTCTAAGGATGGATCTAGCGACTCAAAGATGGAGGTAGATGAAGAGGTTTCCACTGTCAAAGATGAACTTTCTGCAACGGTCAAGGCTAAAGAGGAAGCAAAAACCACTCCCGTTAAGGAGGATAAAAAGGAAAAGGTGTCTAAGGACAAATCCAAAGACGGAAGCGTTCCATCACCAGCAGCACCGGCAACCGGGGAAGATTCATCGTCGGGAACTACATCTGCATCAGCAACTAAAACTCCAAAAGAACCGGAACCTAGTTTTGAGATCTTGCACAACCCGGCGCGAGTTATGCGCCAGCAATTAAAGGTTATTAGTATTGCCGAGGGAAGCCCATACAACCCATTGAAGGATGTGACTATCGGTGGAATTATCATGATGCAACACAACGCAACCAGCGAACAAGTCTTGGTTGAACGCGTTACCGCATACGGTCCGAAAAATGACGATTTAAAGGAACCGGAAGCACCAGAGCCATTTGAATACATTGAAGATTAA